tcatctttgttttttatatattcaCTGGGTTTTATGTAGATGAAAAAAGTTCAGCCACCTTTGTGCAACGGACGATGGAAACCTCATCAGGTTTAGTAGGTCACACTGAAAATGGGAAATTATGATGCTGAGGGAAACTACAGACTCACATATGATTCCAGATCAATAAACATACTGAGAGCTGGTTGTTATGGTGTGTTTCTCTTAACTCGGTCGTTCATGCTTCTCAGAGGATGAAGCATTCAGGTCATCCTCACCAACTTTCTTTGTTTAAAGGGACGTCCTCAACATAAAATGTTGATTTTATGGTcctgaaataaataaaagtacTAGCATGCTGGTGACAGCACTGttggtttttaaataattttattgcACTTgtgattttaatttaaaaagccatgtaataataataaaaataataatcttcatccatttcttcttcttttagtttACCTCTTCATCTTAACTTCCCATTTAGACCATTTAGGACTGAAGGTCATTTTTACTTTTCCTCTAAGAAGCAAAGCTGAGAAACCCTCTTTGGATAGAAAGCTGCTAATGTGTGAAGTAAATAAAAGGAAATGCTTAAAACAGCAACACGACAGGGttcaaagtcatttttatttgaACTTTTTGCAGGAAATAATTATAAAGCCATATTGTTCTGTCAGCATGTTGAGCTGTTTGTCCTTCAAAAGCAGTTACGGAGTGTGATCGCTATTCAGAATAATGAAGGTCACAAGAAACTAGGAGTCTAAGATGAACATGTTTACCACAATAATctgattttttgtttttactaaagtttctttaaaaatcagactTAATATTTTACATCACTAACGGGTTCTTCTGTGAGTCGAATCAAAGTTTTAATGTTGTGTGAGTGGAGGAATGAGAAGAATAACCCTCCTCTTCAGAGCAGATTGAAACTTTCAGGTCTCTGAACTGGATCCAGTTTTAGATCAGTAGCAAGCAGAAAGTTGAAAAGCAGGAAACACGGGTGGGCACTACATGAACATGTCATCGTAGCCAGGTGGGGGCATGTGGTCTGGATCTGGCCTAAAAACGAGgcaaagaggagaaagcagtcagAAAGCTGTCATTACTCTTCTGGTTTCTCTTAGTTTAATCTGAACAAAAAGTCCAGAAACTGTAGAAAGAACTAAAAATGTATCTGAAGCATCCGTTTTCTGGGGCGAACCCAGAAGTCAGCCCAAGGTTGTCGTCTGCTGAGCATCGTTTGCGTCTCACCCTGGTCTGTGACGTCCGATGGGTCCAAACGGGTCGAAGCGCGCTCCTGGGGGAACGGCTCCAGGAGGCAGGATGTCTGGTATGCCGCTAGACGGGTCAAAGCCGGAGCGAGGATACCCCGACCTCAACGGGTCGACTATCATCCCGCCGCCACCACGAGTTCTGGGGGGGATAAAATTAATTTTGTTTCCTTGTTATTTTTGAGCTCAAATACAAAAATTGGAACAAAAAATGACGGATGGATGTTAGAAGACGGTTTAAAAGCAAACTAACTGTTTTAATTACAGAGTGAAATTGGCTTATACCTGAGATTGGATTATACCGGCATGAACTCCAACAACTGGTCTTTTATTCTAAAGATTAGTAATCCTTCAAGAGCAGAGATTAGAGTTTTATATTAAAggtgaaataaatgaacaaaaacagaaCACCGGGCAAGAAGAACAATGAGACAGAGAAAAAGTATGTGAAGATACTATAATCCAACATAATTCTAGAAGGTGAGTAAAGAAATGCTTTATGAATGTTGTCAAAAACATTTTAATATACAGTTTGAATTAGTCAAGTGCCAAGATCCATCCATGGATCCATCTTGTTCCGCTTATCTGAGGTCCAGTCACTGGGGCGTCAGGTCCATATGGGAAGCCTGGACGTTCCTGTCCCCAGCTCTCTTTGTGGAATCCCAAAATATTCCTACGCCAGACAGGATAGATACAATACCTACAGTGGGCTCTGGGTCTTTCCAGACGGGCCCGGAAAACCTCCAGGGGGAGGCCACCTTGGATGCTCGAATCGATgcagaggagcagcggctctactccgagcccccagTCAGGGTTAAGACATTAAATTTtccttaaaaatatacagattatTTCGGAGTCTTGCTAATACCTTTTTTTCTGAGAGAACACTAAAATAATTAGGACTGAGGGATGATATGACTCACCCAAAAGGATCCAGGTCTGCTCCTCCAACTGCAAACGGAGGATCCAAAGGATTGGGCCTGAAAAGAAACAAAAGCACAGAcgtcagtctggtttctttaacctaaaaataaaataattataaaacaaacATGAAACTATTTAAAATCTAGCATATTTATAACTTCCTTTATGGTTAAAATTTGCCAATATTTCTTAAAAACCTTTTGTTGCTTTTCTTGCGATAAACATAACTTATTTTAAGGCTGTTGAGTGTAATTTTTGATCTTTTAATACCACTTTTTAGCACATATTCAGTAGATAGCCTTAGCTTTGTTGTTTTCTAACAAACTAATCAGAACACTGAAGTAAAACAACAGAGTTCCAGCCGGCTGGGATTTCCACAGCAGACTCCAGGGAAATCAGGATGTGAAGAGATGGCTTTAAGCATCTTTGGAACAAAAACAGCCACATTTGGCAGAAATTTGAGACAATGTATTATAAGATCTGAATATGAGACAAAGAACGCTGTGCTTTAGTTTTGGGAAAGAGAATTTCAGTTGCTGATCATAAAAGTTTACTATAAATGCAAATCTTTATTTTTAGAGCATTGTCAGCGACCCAGAAACTGAGCACCGTGTTTGACTGATGGTAAATTCAAACAGGAGAATATTACTCCGTTTCCCTGTACTATACTGTATTTTTAAATGTTCTATATGTTCTATCCAACCTTCATCTGTTCTGTATTGGTCctatcacctcctcctcctctgctccctgTGCACACTCGTCTTTCTAACATCTCCCTCAGCAGCGAACCCAGTCTACACATTCATCATGTCTTCATTTCTCTTCCACTTCTCTGTTTTCTCCTCACTTCAGCCTCTCATCTTCTCATCTTTTTTGTCTAGCCATAATCAAGTCCTTGTCCTTCCTAATCCCCCTTGACACTCCATCTCTCAAGGAGCGGGGAGGCGACAGCATGAGGTCAATAAAGTGCTGTTGACATCACCTCGCTTCTCATCTGACCAGGACGGAGGACGAAGAGGAGTGAGtgactgttctgtctgtctggttTGTATAATTTGGGCAGTTTTAGCTTTCAGGTCAAGGTTACTATATAAGACCAGTTTCTGAATTTATGTGAGAAGAATACTGATCAGCTGTATGTGACGACCAACCAGTGAGGCTGTGTTCCCTGGTGAGGATGTCCGCCGGGCATACGGAGAGGGCTGCTGCCTTCTTCCCTTCTTCTTTGTGCCTCATCTTCTTCATCTCTTCTACTCTTCCTCTCTGTTTTCTGTTCCGTCTCCTTCTTCTGGGGAGGCAGCAGCTGAGCCGTCACCATCTGTGACAAACCCTCCATGTCTTTGAACacactgcaaaaaataaataaaaaaaaaactgaaactttAACTCTTTACAGATGATACTTTGTTTTTCTCACATTCTGGCCTCTCTACATTATTAAATACAGATTAATAAATGTAAATGGTTCAAATGAAATAAGTTACTTGTCAATGTGAATAAATGTAAGTCCACAAAATAGAAGATTAAAATAACACAATAACTCCTGTCTCATTGACAACTTGTCTTATAAAATATAAATCACTTGCTAAAACATTTTATCAGTTGATGTCATACATTGTTTGGAAAGACTTCCCGTTTTTCTACATTTGTGTAATGGAATCACCTCCTTATGTCACAGGTTTTAGAAgtgtgggaaactcatttaatcaatgcatttgaagTGGTGTCTGACAGGAATGATTGGTTGCTCTGAACGTTGAGGAtttctctccacaaataacacaagcctggaggagttctgctgtacggtggagttgctaatgataaTTGTtaccttctactagccgagacgttctctcctggatgctaaaccaataacagcctttcccgtcatgagtcaagacgggtgagtcatgaatgtcaagtgacagtgtgacgtagatctgtcaggcttttctaatcctagagtttcatcgtctattttctatcagaagctactgcaggaggtaggtgtaggagactattttcatgttcagcctgcatgaaacacttagaatcagaaataatcgttaaaaatggtttttcagttccACACCTCTTAACACTGGTTTCCTCGTTTTTTTTTCTCTGCCAAGTCCTAACAGATTACACACTAACCTGTCAAATGTGTGCAGCTGATCAGCATTCACATGATCGCTGATGTTTACTGTCAAGTCTGACACCTGCTGCGTGTTGAGGTtctttaaataaacaaacagaaaaataacAGAATATACTTACAAGTCTTATcaaaaaacaaatacattttttaaaaggCCCTTCAGGTTTCAGGGAAATCTACAAACAAACTCAAAAGATTATTGAACAGATACAAGTGCAAACTTCCACCATGCAGTTATTTTTTAATGCTTGATGAGATTACAGTAAGATTTCATCTAATCTCATAGTCTTCTGTAAGAGAAGACC
This sequence is a window from Nothobranchius furzeri strain GRZ-AD chromosome 3, NfurGRZ-RIMD1, whole genome shotgun sequence. Protein-coding genes within it:
- the psmf1 gene encoding proteasome inhibitor PI31 subunit — encoded protein: MAGLEVLYTCVAGSISCPHDAVVCFVHWEMIKNGYRCIGSGDDPRSSDKKSELLPADWNSNKELYSLRYKDNSTDTQMLLKAITVDSALIFNLMNLNTQQVSDLTVNISDHVNADQLHTFDSVFKDMEGLSQMVTAQLLPPQKKETEQKTERKSRRDEEDEAQRRREEGSSPLRMPGGHPHQGTQPHWPNPLDPPFAVGGADLDPFGTRGGGGMIVDPLRSGYPRSGFDPSSGIPDILPPGAVPPGARFDPFGPIGRHRPGPDPDHMPPPGYDDMFM